CGTGGTCTTCGATTTCGCCGTCGTCCTCCTTCGCACGTCCCACGTCATGGAGCCAGACCGCCGCGAACAGGACGCGCTCGTCTGGGTCGTACTGCTCGGCGAGCGTCTCGGCCAGTCGCGCGACTCGCTGGACGTGGTGCCAATCGTGGGAGGGGTTGACGCCTCCGAAGTAGGACCGTGCCCGCTCGCGCACTTCGTCTTGCATACGAGTGAGGAGTGCAAAACGTGTCAAAAGCGTGTCGAAGGTCGAACCAGCGCGTCGCTCCCCGCCACGTCCTCGCTTATGTACGGAGGCGGTGTAACCGCTCCATGGCCGACCGAGACGACGACGATTTCGACCCTGAGGAGCCCGAGCAGCGCCAGATAGGACGAGAGATGGTCGACGAGAGCACCGGACTCGGGTCGGTGATGGCGCACTTCTATCGCGGGGAGATGAGTCGAGCGACGACGTGGCGTCAGCGACTCGACCAGACGACGACGTGGGCCGTGACGGTGATGGCCGCGATCTTAACGTGGGCGTTTTCGAGCGCCGACAATCCCCATTACATCTTGCTCGTCGGTATCGTCGTGGTATCGGCCTTTCTCGGCATCGAAGCGCGTCGGTACCGCGACTACGACGTCTTTCGTTCGCGCGTTCGACTGCTCCAGGAGAACTTGTTTGCGAACGCCCTCGACCCCTCGCGAGATGTCGAACATCGCGACTGGCGCGTCGAACTGGCCAGAGACCTGCGCGTCCCGGCGCTCAAGGTCTCCTCGCAGGAAGCGCTCGCGAACCGCCTTCGACGCGTCTACCTCGCGCTGCTCGGCGTGCTGCTCGTCGCGTGGGGCTTTCGAATTACGGCGTTTACCCCGGCCGGACGCACGTGGATCGAAGCCGCCAGAGTGGCCTACCTTCCGGGAGTCGCCGTCGTGGCTGGCGTCGGAATCTTCTACGCGCTCCTGGTCGTCGTCGCGTTCTGGCCCCGAAAGCGTCGTGCGAAGGGCGAGTTCCGCGAAGGAGAACCGGGCGCGTGGAAGGATTCGACCGAAAAGTGAACGCGCCGTCTCGAACGACGGCAACAGAGAGCGTGTCGAACGCGAAACGAGAGGCGACGAGGGCGCAGTCTATGCGAACAGTTCGCGAGCGTCGTCGATAGCCTCGACCAACTTGTCGATTTCCTCTGTAGTGTTGTAGATGTAGAACGACGCACGCGCAGAGGCCGCCACGCCCAGTTTGTCGTGCAGTGGCTGCGTACAGTGGTCGCCCGCGCGAATCGCCACCGCCGAGTCGTTCATGATGGACGCGAGGTCGTGCGCGTGGACCCCCTCCAAATTGAACGCGACGAGTCCGCCGCGGTCCCGGTGGTTCATCGGCCCGTAGATGTCGATGTCTCCCAGTTCGCTCAGTTGTTCGAGGGCGTACCCGGCTAACCGTTCCTCGTGGCGTTGGACGTTCTCCATGCCGATGTCTTCGAGGTACTCGACGGCCTCGGCGAAGGCGATGCCCTGCGCGATAGACGGGGTGCCTGCCTCGAACTTCCACGGCAGGTCGTTCCACGTCGATTCCTCGTAGGTGACCTTCCGAATCATGTCGCCGCCGTAGAGGTACGGCTCCATGTCTTCGAGAATCTCCTCCTTGCCGTAGAGACCGCCAATGCCGGTCGGTCCGGCCATCTTGTGGCCCGAGAAGGCGTAGAAGTCCACATCGAGGTCCTTCACGTCCACCGGCCGGTTCGGCACCGCCTGCGCGCCGTCGCCGAAGATGAGTGCGTCGTGGTCGTGGGCGATGTCGGCGAGTTCCGAGATGGGGTTGACAGTGCCCAGCGAGTTCGAGACGTGGACTGCGCTGACCATCTCGGTGTCGTCGGTGATGAGTTCGGCGGCCGCTTCCATGTCGAGGTAGCCGTCCTCCGTAATCGGGATGTACTTGACCTCGGCGCCGGTCTTCTTGCCGACCTGTTGCCACGTGACCAGCGAGGCGTGGTGTTCCATCTCCGTGAGGACGATTTCGTCCTCGGGGCCGAGTTCGTTCAGGCCCCACGAGTAGGCGACCAGATTCTCCGCTTCTGTGGTGTTCTTCGTGAACACCATCTCCTCTCGGCCGTCGGC
The sequence above is a segment of the Halorussus halophilus genome. Coding sequences within it:
- a CDS encoding DUF2270 domain-containing protein, producing the protein MADRDDDDFDPEEPEQRQIGREMVDESTGLGSVMAHFYRGEMSRATTWRQRLDQTTTWAVTVMAAILTWAFSSADNPHYILLVGIVVVSAFLGIEARRYRDYDVFRSRVRLLQENLFANALDPSRDVEHRDWRVELARDLRVPALKVSSQEALANRLRRVYLALLGVLLVAWGFRITAFTPAGRTWIEAARVAYLPGVAVVAGVGIFYALLVVVAFWPRKRRAKGEFREGEPGAWKDSTEK
- a CDS encoding aminotransferase class V-fold PLP-dependent enzyme; the protein is MQKSDALDVERIREDFPILQREFDGQQVVYLDNAATTQTPKQVVEAISEYYYEYNANVHRGIHQLSQEASIAYEEAHDTVADFVGADGREEMVFTKNTTEAENLVAYSWGLNELGPEDEIVLTEMEHHASLVTWQQVGKKTGAEVKYIPITEDGYLDMEAAAELITDDTEMVSAVHVSNSLGTVNPISELADIAHDHDALIFGDGAQAVPNRPVDVKDLDVDFYAFSGHKMAGPTGIGGLYGKEEILEDMEPYLYGGDMIRKVTYEESTWNDLPWKFEAGTPSIAQGIAFAEAVEYLEDIGMENVQRHEERLAGYALEQLSELGDIDIYGPMNHRDRGGLVAFNLEGVHAHDLASIMNDSAVAIRAGDHCTQPLHDKLGVAASARASFYIYNTTEEIDKLVEAIDDARELFA